The genomic region TCCCTTTGGCACGGCGCTAGCCACGCCCCTTCTCTTCGAGGTGTTTCTTGATCTCCGCCACGGGAGCGATGTGGCCGGACACGACGATCTCGCCGTCGATGGCGAGCGCCGGCGTCATCATCACTCCCCGCGCCATGATCTCCCGCAAATCCTCCACCTTCACGATCTCCGCGTCCA from Candidatus Bipolaricaulis anaerobius harbors:
- a CDS encoding thioredoxin family protein; translation: MLKLEVLGTGCPKCQATLRNAEQAVAELGVDAEIVKVEDLREIMARGVMMTPALAIDGEIVVSGHIAPVAEIKKHLEEKGRG